The sequence TCTCAAAATATTCGAGTAATCAATACggtcaagagtagataagagtactcttatctactcttgatacgGTATATTCATACTCAGCAAAATTCCTAGCTATTTTAGCCTAGTAAGTTAGGtataatgtaattatgtatatagaatgttttgcgagcatcaaacataattatgtgaacactttgcgagggttaatcaattcgcaacaataaaaatcgcaaaacctacaTGTAAATCACTGTTATCAGTGCTGATAGATATACTGGTAAATGCACACAGTCCTATGCAATAGTTACATCAAAAATGCTGATTTGtgtaggatataccacaccttaGAGGAGGATATGGGGTGCATAATCCTCCGAGTATAGGTGACAGCAGTAGTataaggacctccccctagcaacagttcatgcagactgcaaaaagagcaagaCTATACCGGAATTTGCAGACGTCAAAGAGTTAGTTTAGCAACAcattgactcctacagatactcaagagcttccttggtccaagcgttggcCATTCGACTTCCTCTGAGTTTACACTGTAAATTACAaatagttgggcggagtccaaccctCCCCTATTTTTAATTTTGGGGATGAGCACGCCCATCTAGATAGATATCTAGATGTGATATGGATGTGACAGCGTTGGCAGTGAGGAGAGAAGGGTCCAGTCAGCAAGACCTGCTGGCTGATGGTTGCAGGGTGGAGGAGACATATCAAGTCCTAGTCCAGGTGTGGAATGAAATGAAATGAGTGAATACATATCGTATAAATTTGTAAACCTGTGCAGAAGACGATATTTTAGTAAGCTACTTATCAAATCAAAGAGTTGTTCTGtgcgtgaagaatgtcacTCAACATTACAAATAAAATGCTCACGTTCCCCCGCCCACGTGCTTATTTTTTACCGCACAACATTGTACCAGCCTCTATTACAAACGCATCTATGGCGGCTTATAATCAAGGCTAAACTGTTTGCCACCCATGCATTACGTAATTTGTtgtttgttctaattgcattccCAACACTTTGTGATAAGTACGTTAATACCAGTTCCTTTCCGAAGGCAAAAAAAGGGAGTGGTCTCCAGAAAATTATATCTAACATGTGACAAAATGATTATTATTGGCCGTTTAAAaattgtataattaatgtGTAGATTCTAGATCtaatactgtatgtatgtacgtgtagATTCTACATCTaatgctcgcgagactagacTTATTCTTACTGCTCTAAGGGGTCTACCGTATGATTGCAGTATGATAAACTCCCTCTCTCCACTTTAAAAACTCCTCAGTATTCTTTTCTGGTTTGAGAAACAATTTTTTTGCACATGGCTAGTGCATGGCTAGTGGGGGCACTGGGGGGACACTGTCTCCAAGTGAACTATTCACTCCGACAATGGCACTTAcaattttgtacatgtacaggcatTTCCCATGTGTGGCAGTGTTCCTGGCGAGGGTGATAAAGGCTTGCAAGAAGATAGCTGCCCCGGGGCAGCCGATACTTTCATCCCTAGGGAGAAAATATGGAAAGGGGAAAATGTGCTGAAAGTGTGTTTTTTAAATGCGGACTTTATTGACGAATGGAATTGGAAAAGCAAGGGACAGCCTATGAATGTCAACACGATCATTGCCTGGGCCAACGCTTGGCAGCCATGGAAGGGGACGGGGATTCCTCGTTTTGAGACAACAGTGTTTGCAAAAAAAGCTGATATAAGAGTCAAATTCACAAGTCAGTTATCAGTGTACTATTTGGTGTATGTGTAAACTGCAATGAATATCTGAGTAATGGGTGGAATTATGCAAGATGTAAACACACAATCAGTTTTACCATATACCTCTGCGGCTACCTGTAGCATAATGAAATAGAAACTTAATTGGCTGTGATTATCGTATTACTACAATCATGTTTTGcaagtgaaaaacctttgcgaatgagccaaaatcCAGCAGAAATGTTGACACTTTGGCAATTaagattgtgatgtcatacaagtactGCATGGTATTTACTATTACAGTTTTTGCTATCTTATTTGTGAAACTGTTAGCACTAGCTCGCAAAGTATGACTGTGTAATTTGCATCTGTACCAAAATTCGTCTTCAGCTCATAATTCTGTCTTGCTTCAGATGGTAACAAATGCTGGTCAACGGTTGGTAAAGAAAGTCTAAACGTCAAAGAGCTTGAAAAACCAACCATGGTGCTGAGTTTAAATGGCCATACCCATTACATTCAGGAAAGTCTGGTCATCCATGAGTTTGGACATGCCTTGGGGCTCGAGCATGAACACCAGCGCTCCGACTTCTGGGATATTCTTGGTAAATTCTTGGATACTGATGAGATGATGAAGTCGCCTCGTGTCAGTGGCTCAGAAGCAAGTCAGGAAAACGGTGGAGTTAATAACTCCCAGTGGTTTCGTAAGAATATTGCTGATGGCAATGTGGCTCTGTCAGAGTATGACCCACAGAGTATCATGCACTATCAGTGAGTGAGTCACAATATAAGCACCTTTTTGGTATCCAATGATTACtttatagcgggtataattatttcgagggtataaaactTTCGCGGAAAAACCGTTAGAAAGGACTTTgaggatttaattttcgtggtacTTGGCATCTTTTAGCGCATGCATGTTAatattcgtgggtataaatgtttgtggtacGTGCTTAAATGCAAAAGTTTATCTTcgaaataccgtatagcgtgtaattttcgtggggcaaaatattcgtggttttcgtggttggaggtctgaccacgaatattttacccacgaatgaagcgaccttgcctacctttacctgcagtgcaagcagcaaccacgaaaatattacccacgaaatgtctcaatattgctgaaccacgaatattttgtcccccaaaaattacccgctatacggtatacctgctataattattatactgtatcCCCCGGGTATACCACGTACAGTACTAGCTACTCTTATTAATTCACAAGCTGTTAAGGAATTGtgattatacactgtacatgtatgtcttaGTCAGCTGTCTGCGATTACAGATATTGTGTGTTATTGTAAAAGAATTGATCATGAGTGGGCTACCATTGCGAACAAATACCATGCAGGTTTGAATTAAGCTGGCTCAAATGTGAGGATTACAGGACGTACAAGAACATCGACTTGGATTCGTCCCTAACCCCAAAGGAAAAGAAGTACTTGAAGGGCATTCACACGCGATGTGAACAAGAGGAGCTACCCAGGCAACCCTCCAGATTAGACATCCTGGAAGTCATGAGAGCTTATGGTAAGACCACATACGCaattgtacagtagaaccCCTAAATGTGGACTCCCTGAAATTAGAACACTTTTTATAATCAGGTCACCAAACAGTAAAACCTTGATTATCcagacaccttggttccagaggcaggccggataactggataatcgaatagataaaccatgCCTTGGTCCACCCACTGATTTGTGACAAATTTAGTGGGTGCCTACATAGAGGGTATACATGCCTGcgtccatagtaacagctgttAATTGCGCATGTACGCATCAAGGGACACACCCATTTTTAGAGAAAATTACCAAGCCGGACAATGAGAact comes from Halichondria panicea chromosome 3, odHalPani1.1, whole genome shotgun sequence and encodes:
- the LOC135332963 gene encoding uncharacterized protein LOC135332963, whose protein sequence is MDVTALAVRREGSSQQDLLADGCRVEETYQVLVQAFPMCGSVPGEGDKGLQEDSCPGAADTFIPREKIWKGENVLKVCFLNADFIDEWNWKSKGQPMNVNTIIAWANAWQPWKGTGIPRFETTVFAKKADIRVKFTNGNKCWSTVGKESLNVKELEKPTMVLSLNGHTHYIQESLVIHEFGHALGLEHEHQRSDFWDILGKFLDTDEMMKSPRVSGSEASQENGGVNNSQWFRKNIADGNVALSEYDPQSIMHYQFELSWLKCEDYRTYKNIDLDSSLTPKEKKYLKGIHTRCEQEELPRQPSRLDILEVMRAYGAENVMTKQHIDKIWKDEDVLKVYFINDKLIKNDWKYRGQPISIKTIMEWAHTWNLKPIPYFEVTEKRSEAHVRVEFTETEGCWSMVGTDAIKIEADKPTMVLNFKHFTPVQQVSIVVHQFGHALGLEHEHQRPEFWNAVENHLDIERIRRDLKAVGYKAKGGDPPFEADWYKRNHLGVSVNSLSDYDPKSIMHYSFDTKWLKEERLQSCENINSDNNMTAKEKMYLKGIHESQQMTKRPSEKDLERLKTAYECACEHLR